A stretch of Macrobrachium rosenbergii isolate ZJJX-2024 chromosome 12, ASM4041242v1, whole genome shotgun sequence DNA encodes these proteins:
- the LOC136844178 gene encoding protein masquerade-like, giving the protein MTVTTKFQLRGSFLGGIAAVGDNGTESGPDFGAPRTGCIDLNPSCSGWGARGECESNPPFMLVNCPVTCNSCSPQDRETCVNKGDELSCELSASLGLCLTNPSYNLRFCAGSCKRFIDVCRDEEETVRDTSSCTGLRTVTDPEFECGVIPSPNRLGWSRQGFKYEFARQPKRLSALPGKGKIRTPSGYNKNSFLKSTTRKSTEARNRGRSNRLRKKRLKGGRNKKRKKGGNNKRKTTWPPSIVAPECDCDDPLEAVICGCFYRTPVPETTVGETTYIASSYRPLDTSSYSSNNTSPYPTTDTSSYPTTDTSSDSSPYTSPYPTPDTSSYSSPYTSPYPSPNTSSYPTPDTSPYSSPDPINETSPDPPTEPTPVDPRSNSSSYRGRHCDSPGGCHSPWGSWGTRAVITRVGSLGSQQGALPPSPSQQPPPPPSQQPPPPPPPQQPPPPPPPPPPPPPPPPPPPPPPPPPPPPPPPPPPPPPPLSPPIPPVNNFQRSARSLIPNCDFSGYLELRRKLKSLISMHTGRPLDPLAIELLDAVNYCRYGSAEKPNRLTSLFANGMGPANKNPPKFWPGISHPSLFIHNGPDDDADSSSFGLQLETFPAVMSADGHKELPVAPIGIPGDPATSYGGMLPPASFETIYYISPVRPPTAGKVPAAVSPASPSPVSTGTLPEIFTVVPVTESQIPASPDFLETLPETFTVMPVTEEQIPASPDFLETLPETFTVVPVTEDQISASPDFLGPLPETFTDVPVTEEQIPASPDFLEPLPEAPEVAPAAEGQTPASPESVEISIEAPGVLPAAVGADDGEREETGDRDRFFCGGALITSSHILTAAHCLVTKRPSVIRLGERDFTRTTDSRAIDYDVRKITLHPDYNPLYRYNDVAIIELEQEVTFTPLIRPYCLPSSRRALEGLSCTVSGWGSRPNELASTLLLNVEVTVRSLDECNELYADAGDLFTEEYPNKLDDTLLCAGGGVGRDVCRGDSGGPLVYEGGGGRGEEVGVVSSGLGCGDPRYPGIYSRTDAFLAWIDSVVYGVCARAITS; this is encoded by the exons ATGACTGTAACAACAAAGTTCCagcttcgtggct CATTTTTGGGCGGTATCGCAGCGGTTGGTGACAATGGTACTGAAAGCGGGCCCGATTTTGGTGCCCCTCGAACAGGCTGCATTGACCTCAACCCTTCCTGCTCCGGTTGGGGTGCCAGAGGGGAGTGCGAATCCAATCCTCCTTTCATGCTCGTCAATTGTCCTGTGACGTGTAACTCTTGCTCACCTCAAG ACAGGGAGACTTGTGTCAACAAGGGAGACGAACTGTCATGCGAACTATCAGCGTCCCTAGGACTCTGTCTCACCAATCCGTCCTACAACCTTCGCTTCTGCGCAGGATCCTGCAAGCGGTTCATCGATGTCTGCAGAGACGAAGAAGAGACTGTCCGTG ATACATCCAGCTGCACTGGTCTGCGAACAGTAACTGACCCTGAATTCG AATGCGGTGTCATTCCATCACCAAACCGCTTAGGGTGGTCTCGGCAaggttttaaatatgaatttgCTCGACAGCCAAAAAGATTATCAGCACTCCCAGGCAAGGGCAAGATCAGGACACCATCCGGTTATAACAAAAACAGCTTCCTGAAAAGCACAACAAGGAAGTCGACAGAGGCACGGAACAGAGGAAGAAGCAACAGACTCAGAAAGAAAAGATTGAAAGGAGggagaaacaagaaaagaaagaaagggggaaacaataaaagaaaaactacttggCCACCTAGTATTGTCGCTCCGGAATGTGATTGTGATGATCCACTGGAAGCAGTAATCTGCGGGTGTTTCTATAGAACTCCAGTCCCAGAGACTACTGTTGGCGAAACTACATATATAGCATCATCTTACCGACCCCTTGACACATCATCTTACTCATCCAATAACACATCACCTTACCCAACCACTGACACATCATCTTACCCAACCACTGACACATCATCTGACTCATCCCCTTACACATCACCTTACCCAACCCCTGACACATCATCTTACTCATCCCCTTACACATCACCTTACCCAAGCCCTAACACATCATCTTACCCAACCCCTGACACATCACCTTACTCATCCCCTGACCCAATCAATGAAACATCACCTGACCCACCCACTGAACCAACCCCCGTGGATCCG CGTAGCAATTCCAGTAGTTATCGCGGCCGCCATTGCGATTCCCCTGGGGGTTGCCATTCCCCTTGGGGTAGCTGGGGCACAAGGGCTGTCATCACAAGGGTAGGGTCGCTTGGTTCACAGCAAGGAGCCTTACCTCCTTCCCCTTCTCAAcaaccgcctcctcctccttctcaacaaccgcctcctcctcctcctcctcaacaaccgcctcctcctcctcctcctcctcctccaccaccaccaccacctcctcctcctcctcctcctcctccaccacctcctcctcctcctcctccaccaccaccacctcctcctcctctttctccaccAATACCTCCAGTCAACAATTTCCAAAGATCGGCGAGATCTCTGATCCCAAACTGTGACTTCAGTGGTTATCTTGAGCTGAGGCGAAAATTGAAGTCCCTGATCTCCATGCATACTGGGCGACCGCTAGATCCTCTAGCAATAGAGCTGCTCGATGCTGTCAACTACTGCAGG TACGGATCAGCAGAGAAACCAAACAGGCTGACATCTCTCTTCGCAAATGGGATGGGTCCAGCGAACAAAAATCCTCCAAAGTTCTGGCCTGGAATT AGTCATCCATCGTTATTCATCCACAATGGTCCAGACGATGACGCCGATTCTTCTTCGTTTGGTCTACAACTAGAAACCTTCCCTGCTGTCATGAGTGCTGATGGCCACAAGGAGTTACCAGTGGCCCCCATCGGAATTCCTGGTGACCCTGCAACCAGTTATGGAGGAATGCTACCACCAGCCTCTTTTGAAACTATTTATTACATCTCTCCAGTTCGTCCACCAACAGCTGGGAAAGTTCCAGCCGCCGTTAGTCCAGCCTCACCATCTCCAGTTTCTACGGGAACTTTACCAGAAATATTCACAGTGGTGCCAGTAACAGAAAGCCAAATACCAGCATCCCCAGATTTTCTTGAAACTTTACCAGAAACATTCACAGTGATGCCAGTAACAGAAGAGCAGATACCAGCATCCCCAGATTTTCTTGAAACTTTACCAGAAACATTCACAGTGGTACCAGTAACAGAGGACCAAATATCAGCATCCCCAGATTTCCTGGGACCTTTACCAGAAACATTCACAGATGTGCCAGTAACAGAAGAGCAGATACCAGCATCCCCAGATTTTCTTGAACCTTTACCAGAAGCCCCTGAGGTGGCGCCAGCAGCCGAAGGGCAAACGCCAGCATCTCCAGAGTCTGTCGAAATTTCCATCGAAGCCCCAGGGGTTCTTCCAGCAGCTGTTGGTGCGGATGACggtgagagagaggaaacaggagACAGGGATAGATTCTTCTGTGGCGGTGCTCTCATCACTTCCTCTCACATCCTGACAGCCGCCCACTGTCTTGTCACAAAAAG GCCCTCTGTGATCCGCCtcggagagagagatttcaccagGACCACAGACAGCAGAGCTATTGACTATGACGTCAGGAAAATCACTTTGCATCCGGACTACAATCCCCTCTACAGATACAACGACGTTGCA ataATCGAACTGGAGCAAGAAGTGACGTTCACACCCCTCATCCGGCCCTACTGCTTGCCTTCGTCCAGACGGGCCCTTGAAGGACTTTCGTGTACCGTTTCTGGATGGGGATCTCGGCCTAATG AACTGGCATCAACACTGTTACTTAACGTCGAGGTAACGGTCAGGTCCTTGGACGAGTGCAACGAGCTGTACGCGGATGCTGGGGACTTATTcactgaagagtatcccaacaagtTGGACGACACCCTTCTCTGCGCAGGCGGAGGCGTCGGGAGAGATGTCTGTAGG GGTGATTCGGGTGGCCCGCTGGTGTACGAGGGCGGAGGTGGGCGTGGTGAGGAAGTGGGCGTGGTCAGTAGCGGTCTTGGGTGCGGTGACCCCCGATACCCGGGCATCTATTCCCGCACGGACGCCTTCCTGGCATGGATAGATTCCGTCGTTTACGGCGTCTGTGCCCGAGCGATTACAAGTTAG
- the LOC136843859 gene encoding LOW QUALITY PROTEIN: uncharacterized protein (The sequence of the model RefSeq protein was modified relative to this genomic sequence to represent the inferred CDS: deleted 2 bases in 1 codon), whose protein sequence is MIRNLVIPLLLTCWASFQVHGQDFVGGIAAIGTNETETASNVGAPRTGCIDLNPSCSGWGARGECESNPPFMLVNCPVTCNSCSPQAKDNCVNRGDELSCELSASLGLCLVNPSYNLRFCAGSCKKFIDICKEQSDVRDTSSCTTLRTVTDPEFECGVIPSPSRRGLAPGRNFIYELIRSPRRLSSPDPDQWSPSQYLTGSTKPRRKRPRKTAKKRKHKFHGIKKRRRKGDRNEGTGDDRQQVPTDCACEIVDGVCLCPNATTTTTTTTTTTTTTTSTTPSTTTSTESNCGTIVRTNTQTEVTVMQPSDWLPILIPVAAVVAPAVAIPLGVGIPLGIAEAEPPPPPPPPLPSPPPPPPPPSSTTTSSSLLLLLLLLLNRRVTESAARALVPNCGHYGYKRLKRDLDDLIYRHTGRPLDPKVIELLDAINYCRYGSAERPNALAAQYALRGGPADVEPPKYWPGFSYPALFIHNGPEDDNSGFPVTPPQGSSFLPNVPPPPPSPLPAIAAPAGVPQLPDVTEPPSGTPAPGVLPATAGPTGIFTPPEGPVVIVAPPESPSVTKAPPEDSSVTGPPPGRPAVTEAVPEGPAVTAAAPEGPAVTEATPEGPAVTEATPEGPAETEATREGPAVTEAVPEGPAVTEAASEGPAVIETPPGAPGVARAPGVAGTPGLVPAAVGSTDVQENVNDRDKFFCGGALITTSHILTAAHCLVTIRPSVIRLGERDFTRTTESKAIDYEVRKITLHPDYDPRYRYNDLAVIELETEVAFTPLIRPYCLPSSKQFLDGLSCTVSGWGTRPNEIASTLLLNVEVTVRSLDECNALYEEAQDLFTEEYPNKLDDTLLCAGGGVGRDVCRGDSGGPLVYEGGDGRSEEVGVVSSGIGCGDPRYPGIYSRTDAFLAWIDSVVYGVCARVLTVP, encoded by the exons ATGATCAGGAACCTCGTAATTCCTCTTCTTCTGACCTGTTGGGCCAGTTTCCAAGTTCACGGACAAG ACTTCGTGGGCGGAATAGCGGCGATCGGAACCAACGAAACCGAGACAGCAAGTAACGTCGGTGCCCCTCGTACGGGTTGCATTGACCTCAATCCCTCCTGCTCCGGCTGGGGTGCCCGAGGAGAGTGCGAGTCCAACCCTCCTTTCATGCTCGTCAATTGTCCCGTGACGTGTAACTCTTGCTCGCCACAAG CAAAGGACAACTGCGTAAACAGAGGAGATGAATTATCCTGCGAGCTCTCCGCATCCCTAGGACTCTGCCTCGTCAATCCTTCCTACAATCTGCGATTCTGCGCAGGGTCCTGTAAGAAGTTCATCGACATTTGCAAAGAGCAGTCTGATGTAAGAG ATACTTCCAGCTGTACCACCTTGAGGACTGTTACAGATCCTGAATTTG AGTGTGGCGTCATTCCATCGCCCAGTCGAAGGGGATTGGCGCCCGGAAGAAATTTCATATACGAATTGATTCGAAGTCCAAGAAGGCTGTCGTCTCCCGATCCTGATCAGTGGAGCCCATCGCAATATCTCACGGGTTCCACCAAGCCCCGAAGAAAACGCCCGAGgaaaacagcaaagaaaagaaaacataagttCCACGGGATTAAAAAGCGGAGACGTAAGGGGGACAGGAACGAGGGGACGGGAGACGATCGTCAACAAGTCCCAACTGACTGTGCCTGTGAAATAGTAGATGGAGTTTGCCTATGCCCAAACGCCACTACGACCACTACTACGACCACTActacgacgacgacgacgacttcTACGACACCTTCTACGACGACTTCGACCGAGAGCAACTGCGGTACCATCGTCAGGACCAACACTCAGACGGAAGTCACGGTGATGCAACCATCTGACTGGCTTCCCATCTTGATTCCAGTTGCTGCCGTGGTGGCTCCCGCTGTGGCCATTCCACTGGGCGTCGGGATTCCGCTGGGAATAGCGGAGGCTGaacctcctccaccaccaccacctcccctcccctctcctcctcctcctcctccacctcca tcctccaccaccacctcctcctccctcctcctcctcctcctcctcctcctcaacaggAGAGTAACTGAAAGTGCTGCCAGGGCATTGGTACCCAACTGTGGTCATTATGGGTACAAAAGATTAAAGCGAGATCTAGATGACCTGATATATCGACACACAGGAAGACCCCTGGACCCTAAAGTAATCGAGTTACTGGACGCTATAAACTACTGCAGG TATGGATCAGCAGAGCGACCAAATGCTTTAGCTGCTCAATACGCATTAAGAGGCGGTCCAGCGGATGTGGAACCTCCCAAATATTGGCCTGGATTT AGTTATCCAGCATTGTTCATTCATAACGGGCCCGAGGACGACAACAGTGGTTTCCCAGTAACTCCACCTCAAGGATCCAGTTTTCTTCCaaatgttcctcctcctcctccttctcctcttcctgcaATCGCTGCTCCTGCTGGGGTTCCTCAATTACCAGATGTGACAGAACCACCTTCGGGAACACCTGCACCTGGTGTATTACCTGCTACTGCAGGTCCTACAGGGATATTCACGCCTCCTGAAGGCCCTGTAGTGATAGTCGCTCCTCCTGAAAGCCCCTCGGTGACAAAAGCACCCCCAGAAGATTCTTCAGTGACTGGACCACCTCCTGGAAGACCTGCAGTGACGGAAGCAGTTCCTGAAGGACCTGCAGTGACAGCAGCAGCTCCTGAAGGACCTGCAGTGACGGAAGCAACTCCTGAAGGACCTGCAGTGACGGAAGCAACTCCTGAAGGACCTGCAGAGACGGAAGCAACTCGTGAAGGACCTGCAGTGACGGAAGCAGTTCCTGAAGGTCCCGCAGTGACAGAGGCAGCTTCTGAAGGTCCTGCAGTGATAGAAACACCTCCAGGAGCCCCTGGTGTCGCAAGAGCCCCTGGTGTAGCAGGGACCCCTGGGCTGGTGCCGGCAGCTGTTGGTTCAACTGATGTTCAAGAAAACGTTAATGATAGAGATAAATTCTTCTGCGGAGGGGCACTTATAACCACCTCGCACATCCTCACAGCTGCTCATTGCCTCGTCACCATAAG GCCATCCGTCATCCGTCTCGGCGAGAGAGATTTCACCAGGACCACAGAGAGCAAAGCTATCGACTACGAAGTCAGGAAAATCACTTTGCATCCTGACTATGACCCTAGATACAGATACAATGACCTTGCG gTAATCGAACTAGAGACCGAAGTGGCTTTCACACCTCTCATTCGACCGTACTGCCTGCCTTCCTCAAAACAATTCCTAGACGGCCTTTCCTGTACCGTATCCGGATGGGGAACTCGTCCTAACG AAATAGCGTCGACGCTCCTGCTAAATGTAGAGGTCACTGTGAGATCCTTGGACGAATGCAACGCTCTGTACGAAGAGGCTCAAGACCTTTTCACGGAGGAGTACCCGAATAAGTTGGACGACACTCTCCTGTGCGCTGGTGGGGGCGTCGGCAGAGATGTGTGCCGG ggTGATTCGGGCGGCCCGCTGGTGTACGAAGGCGGAGATGGGCGCAGCGAGGAAGTGGGCGTGGTCAGCAGCGGTATCGGGTGCGGTGACCCCCGATACCCGGGCATCTACTCCCGTACGGACGCCTTCCTGGCATGGATAGATTCCGTCGTTTACGGCGTCTGTGCCCGGGTATTGACGGTGCCATAG